The Leptodactylus fuscus isolate aLepFus1 chromosome 1, aLepFus1.hap2, whole genome shotgun sequence nucleotide sequence agtgatccccacaaggtataatatgctccacagtggctcccacacagtataatgctccacagtgggccccgcacagtataatatgcttcacagtggcgcCCACAAAGTttaatatgctacacagtggcttctgcacagtataatatgatccatagtggctccgcacagtataatatgctctccagtggaccctgcacaacagtataatatgctccatagtggctgtTGCTCAGTATAATATGGATTGTGCATGCACAGTCCCTATTATACTGTGCTACATGCTGGCACTCTACGTAGGTGCCAGCTGCATGGGCAGCTCGTCCATGCATGTGCAATACAGCAGGAACATCAGTATGTGCCGTAGAGTGTGCCACCTGCCACTCTTCTTTGTGACATGTGCCGACTGCCCACACCCAGAAGAAGTGACGTCAGGTGCCCCCAAAGATCCAGACCGGATGACATGCCCATTCATGCACAATCTGCCAGCCCGCACCAACATAGAACGCCAGTATGTAGCACAGTATCAATATCATACTGTGCAAAGGCCActttgaaacattatactgtgcacagGTCACTGAGGAGCATACTATATTGTGCGGGAACCACTGTGGcgcttattatactgtgcaggggctgctatgaagtattaaagggattctatcattagaaactctttttacaataaataaatgtaggaataaccttcagaaaggttattcttctcttatctttattattcttatccacgccgccgttcctgaggaatttcttctttatgcaaatgagttttctcgcagcactggaggcgttccccagtgctgcttgaaaactctccagcgatggcctctgtcttcttcaccaCCTCCGCCTTCTTCTctcatgctcctcttctgtgggtccaaaagcgccaactgcgcatgtctgttggccattttcctgtggccaaatgggagagaccacaggaaaatggccgactgcacaAGTCCGCCAATGGCACAGTTTAGGTTTAAGCACATGTCTCATCATCTGGTGGGGCCGCGAGCCTGCCCTAGGATGTATGCCATGGTGTATGTTTCAGGCATTTTTATGCCTGCAAGTTTTTGGGActctattttttttccatgtctTGCATGACAGAAAACTTCTGGTGTTAAAGTTGGCAATGCTGACTCAGTAACTGCAAAGTTCCaataaaaggctgcagaacctGCACTTTAGGGCAAATCCAAGGAGTAAGAGGAGTGCCAGCAAGAGGAGTGCCAGCAAGaggagtgcctgggtctgtcctggcactgtgagtctggtgagactgttttgtactctttttgttgattcatgtggcttGTAGTAAGCCACCTGTACAGTTAGTACTCTATTGTTCAGTTAGCACTCAGACGATCAGGGTTTTGCTTCACTcctttttcctgaagttaagactgtattttagaTTGctgtttttgtgcctgaagtcaaggtttatttatttagcatttttttcctaaataaacctgttttgctATAgtcttgtgtccctgtctctgattggTTGGGTTCACACCATTACTGTTACCGAGCTATCTTCGTCACATGTGTTTGCATTCGAGTCATGCTATAAGGCTGTTTATGGCTAGGGTCCTGTAAAGTCTCACCGTATGGTATTTCATCAGAAGGCTCCCCACTAGATATGGAATAGGAAGCCAAATATGTCAGGAGCAAAGCTGTAGGTgatgcagaagtagcagtcaccACTGGCCCTGGAGGTGGTGCAGCTTAAAATCCCAttattatacatagcacatgttaggacgggttcacatctgctccaggtctccagtttagccaatccggccagtGTCCGGGGGGGTTTCTGTACAGGGGAcccgttcacttgaatgagtttgtaaaGGTAACCACCCGTGTGCGTCAtctgcctgtccgtggggaaaactttttttttttagccagacacaaagtcgaatgggtttgaaaactgatcgccgggtttccgtccactgaccagttttgcggggcagaagacggaaaccggccggattggctaaatTGGAGGCGCAGATGTCAACTCACCCTTTCAGATTTAGCATCAAGGCCCAGGAGCCTTCAGTTATGCCTCAGGTGGTGTCTATAGAACATATGGACTTTAAGACTTTAAACCCCTATAAGCATAACTGTGTCCATTGTATGTCTGGCCATGTGTCAATATTTGTGAAATTTCTGCTCCAGTTGAGACtacgtttaaagaggacctttcaccaatttgcgcacaggcagttctatataccgctagaaagccaacagtgcgttgaattcagcttactgtcggctttctcgatctgtgtcccgagtaaagagctatcggtcccggtaccgtaactctttatAGTctatcaggtacgtccttctccacagcagcgcctatcgcgctgtactgtgtgagcggggaggaacgccccctccctctgctcacagtgctcgtccatagacgagaattatcaggaggagaggggtgttcctccccgctcatactgtacagcgcgataggcgctgctgtggagaaggacgttcctgactgactgtcaggaacgcccttctgactgtaaagagctacggtaccgggactgatagctctttacccggggcacagatcgggaaagccgacagtgcactgaattcagcgcactgtcagctttccagcaatatatagaactgcctgtacccaaaccatgaaaggtcttctttaataggATAACAATGGGGACTGCACACACATTTTCACAGAGTACAATGCCCTAAAGGTTAGATTAAAGAGTAGGTGGTTACTCGAGCTAGTTATTCTTCACTCTGTGATTTGTATAACTTTCTCTAGGTTCTGCGTTCTCCATAACTTTCAGATGTCATTTTTCAGTCTTCCACATAGTGGCACTGTTGTTGCAGTCTGCACTATGGCTTACATGCCTGTTAGCTTGGTGAGCTTATTGCTAGCATTTCTTCAGCATTGCTGAAATTCTTCAGCATTTCTTCAGCATTCCTCATGGAATTTACACTTTTCTTCGTTTTACCTTGATGAAGATATTTCATGAAAGCCTCATGTTCTTTTTCCCAGTGAGCGCTCTTCTTGTTCAGCTCACTCGCAGTCTTCTTTTTCGTATACTCATGGAAGTGTAAGGTTTTCATTTTCATTCTACTTTGTTTAAGCTGTAAGGCACAAGTTATGCATTTATGGACagcaaagaaatatgtttccataTGTTATTACTTTCCATATGTTATGAAAGTTAATTATAGCCTAAAAATGAGCATGTAGGCAAGACTACTTGTATAGTAGCTGTTTTGGGACCAGTGTCTTTTTTAGAGTGTAGGAGAGTGAGCATCAATGAGAGCAATAGTCACCCTCAGAGGTGTAAAATACTATATGACCTTCTGTTTGGAGGCTTTGAGGCTGTCCTTTCAGCACAGCCGGAAGCAGaagcttgtaaacaaatgcaaagataccaggagctccctaataaaggtatatgggtgcatttattaacccattaatagcactaaacagacacttaaaaaaaaaaagtttttgtctgGAAAATTACTTTGTTATAGTTGGTCTTTGCCTTCACATGGCTCTCTCTACAAATATGTAAGTTCATAAATTAGCTTTTTCTGATATAAGAATAAAGTATTTCGCTACATTTTTGGCCATGCTTCATTACAGTGACAGATTCAATAACGTTTAGGTCAGCACACTTCCTTGTGAAGCTTGTACAGGTTCCTCACATCAGTATACATTTATGCCTGTTTGGGTAAAGAAGCAAATTGTTGCAATGCTTCCAAGAAACAACTAGTAAAGTGAATTATGAAATGTGTCACCTTCAGCTCCAGCATCATCTTCTCACTGATATCACGAATTATCACATTGGCAAAATGAGTTCTTGGCACAAGATCTCGCTAAGGATTCTGTGTTAAGCTTCATTACGTTAAAAGAGAGAGAAGTGTGTGTAAGAGACTTGCAGAGGAAAAATATACAGTTTACACATATAGGCCCAGAGATACTAATAGATAAACAGTGCAAACTTAGTCTGAAaatttgccagatttatcacagtagctgATATTGGATGGTAAATTTGTCTTTCGACTAGATTTGATGAATTTGATTAATTTGCCCTCAAGGAGTCTGACGATTCTGTTTTTCTTTCAGTATGGCACTTGTTCACAAGTAGAGCGAGTGCCAGAACTGCCGGATATCCGCTGTATTCCCGCCATCAGAGTTCTTTCTGATCGTGGACATTAAATGCCTAACTGGCTGCCAGATTTCACCTCCTTTTTGTTTTGAAGCatataaaaacaaacacattagggAACTCACATCCCAAAATGCTCAAACCATAGCCATGataaaaaaaagccaaatcaAAAACATAAATGATCAAAacaacagacattccccaaaaggaAAATCGAGATTTAAATCGAAAATTTTCCCTAGAGTTAAaaaaaatgagattttattttttggcaaAATTGCCCAACCCTACTATACCAGAAACTGGGCAGTTTCTGgtagtaaccacaatagtaaatctgggccacagACTTTAGACTTGCATGCCATGCTGAGgctgttaaaagggttttctgacaACAAATTTATGATAAAGTGggcgatttattaagactggggtCTCATTCACCAGTGTTGATCTCTTCTGCGCCAGAGTGAGCTGTACTTAATTTATTATGAGGTATGCCTCTTGTCCTCTGCACCAGAAGCTGAAATCTATGACACCTAGGGGGCTTTGAGCTAGAATTTCTGACTTAAATGATCaccaacttttcagacaactttgtcccatatagcaaaaaaaaacgTGGCAAAAATGCACCACGgtatagttttcctctgcagactttctacttcagtTTCACCTATATaccactggtgtttctgtaggtacagACTATGGGTGGCCTATTGCAACACAGCTTAACCCCACACATCAACTGCATCGGCGTCTACATGTCACCAATATAGTTGAATTCCATAGTAGAGAAGGAAGCGCTGGTGGTAAGCAGCCCTTCAGGTGTGTGGCTTACGAGCTGCCTAAGACGTCGGCGTCCTGGCACAGATAGCTTTGTGATGACGTCATTGTCCTAAGTTGCCCGCTCCAGGACGAAGAAGTTTTGCTACTTCCAGCAAGCAAGCTACTGCAGTGTCAGTGGCAGAGGCTCGTTCTCGAAGTAGGTGAGTAACatcaactttttgttttttactcaccTTGGGCATTTTAATTGGAGGTAGGTGGGTGGGAATACATTGAATTGGGAATTTAGCAAGATAAGAGGCCATAGCTAATATAAGAGGGATTACAAATAAATTATAGAGAAGGGTTAGTTGGGGCTCTGTGAATTTAAGGGAAGAAGATAATATTAGGTTAAGACCCCACAGTACATCAACGGTGGCagtgcatcgtggttcttcccgcagtgctttaaacagaatgtTTGCGGGATTTTAGTGgattttatatcatatattttactagcttttacccacgatttcgtctgcggtgatttgagaattgggtggacacagatgtgtgaaactgtaaaagtgtgtatgtagtaatacagatacagtcctatgaaaaagtttgggcacccctattaatcttaatcatttttagttctaaatattttggtgtttgcaacagccatttcagtttgatatatctaataactgatggacacagtaatatttcaggattgaaatgaggtttattgtactaacagaaaatgcgcaatatgcattaaaccaaaatttgaccggtgcaaaaatatgggcacctcaacagaaaagtgacattaatatttagtacatcctccttttgcaaagataacagcctctagtcgcttcctgtagcttttaatcagttcctggatcctggatgaaggtattttggaccatttctttctacaaaacaattcaagttcagttaagtttgatggtcgccgaacatggacagcccgctctcaaatgatctgaaaacaaagattgttcaacatagttgttcaggggaaggatacaaaacgttgtctcagagatataacctgtcagtttccactgtgaggaacatagtaaggaaatggaagaccacagggacagttcttgttaagcccagaagtggcaggccaagaaaaatatcagaaaggcagagaagaagaatggtgagaacagtcaaggacaatccacagaccacctccaaagagctgcagcatcatcttgctgcagatggtgtcactgtgcatcggtcaactatacagcgcactttgcacaaatagaagctgtatgggagagtgatgagaaagaagccgtttctgcacgtacgccacaaatagagttgcctgaggtatgaaaaagcacatttggacaaggcagcttcattttggaaacaaaaattgagttgtttggttataaaaaaaaggcgttatgcatggcgtccaaaaagaaacagcattccaagaaaaacacatgctacccactgtaaaatttggtggaggttccatcatgctttggggctgtgtggccaatgctggcatcgggaatcttgttaaagttgagagtcgcatggattccactcagtatcagcagattcttgagaataatgttcaagaatcagtgacgaagttgaagttacgccggggatggatatttcagcaagacaatgatccaaaacaccgctccaaatcctcaggcattcatgcagaggaacaattacaatgttctggaatggccatcccagtccccagacctgaatatcattgaacatctgtgggatgatttgaagcgggctgtccatgctcggcgaccatctaacttaactgaacttgaattgtttgtccaaaatacctttatccaggatccaggaactgattaaaagctacaggaagcgactagaggctgttatctttgcaaaaggaggatctactaaatattaatgtcacttttctgttgaggtgcccatacttttgcaccagtcaaattttggtttaatgcacattgcacattttctgttagtacaataaacctcatttcaatcctgaaatattactgtgttcatcagttattagatatatcaaactgaaatggctgttgcaaataccaaaatatttagaactaaaaatgattaagattaatgggggtgcccaaactttttcataggactgtaatttgtTATTTTCAGAggatttttattttgttactttcatctggtctatggtaaagtagacatgtacatactgtaccttttttatgctctctgctgcaaaccctttttttttttttttttaaaccagacacagagtcggacatgcagtactgtgtgtctgatttaaaaaaaaaaaaaaaaaagggttttgcggcggagagcataaaacgctcaccgccgttcatggccggacccgggcTGACAGGTTTtcggcttctgcatgcagaagctggaaacctaatacggagtgctgaacagtagtgtgaacccagcatcaggcgcgcttaggggcgaactgtgtgacaacagaagatggaaccgTAAGAATGGAGAGCAgacggtggtgtgaactgagtgtacgggagccttgacacggagtgaacgtgtgtgtatttgtgcaaaatacacgtgtaaaattaagactcctattgacttcaatgacattttacaggcatgtaaaaaatatgattgaagtgaatgggagtcttattttgacacgtgtatttttacacgtgtattttgtcaaaatacacgggCGTTTAccccatgtgaaggctccctaagggttttttttgcaaCCACAATATGGCGGGTCCAGATTAACGGTAGATATAGCATTCTGGGGAATGTGTATTGGTTAGATGAGCTTTTATTGAAATGATAGTCCAAAGTGTGAACCAAAATGGTGGTTTGTTATGTGTGAGTGTGACGTTGAGGGAGTAGGGCAAATAGTTTATTAGTAGACAGGGCATTTTTGGGCGgaatggtaactaatatgtatatgtatcacagtagtttggagttttatatgtgttgttggatgattttttgattttttttttttttttttgtctttttaacttttttctttgttccactgaggggtgtgaacctgcaattatttgattgcaagtctccatagacggcaatccaagtgtattggCTTCTATGAGAGATTGTGTGCCTTACTATGGCGGCTGTCCATAGCCCAGCTGCGATAGTAGTATTGTAATCACAGGCGTGGAAGCATTCAGTATGCTCCCGGCTGGcagcggaacaggtcggctcctgtgaggtcagaaggcaggagccggtctgcaacattgaaggtaaggggaaggggtgtttgagggggaggggggtcaagtgttaatgcctgcaatcccagtccATTTTAATTGCAGGCAGGAGCAATGGGCCTCCGTGtgtagtggaaatctatatgtaaatgtgagtgagtagagtgagggctactcctgaggagacagtaaggagtgtgcaggcagtttgtgacaggaaatgcgaggcagtgtgtgcgagtctatagctggggctaggagtcctgcttttgtgagtctcctgctaggaagccatgttgtttagtggcaccaaaagtagcctatgtttcaatcccaagcgaaaactatgtttgtggaaaatttcacgcaaatccgtcaaggcgttttagcgtgatcgaggaacaaacatccaaactcacaaacatccaaacacacaaactgtaGTAggataattgggggtagcagtaGGATGGAGATTTTATGTAGCTGAGGACAATATGGttgggtgcctggaaaagtgaggagccaaagatgtctgtgttataAAATTTATAGTCACTATTGGAagtagtggtcatggcggtccagatggaagagacgaTGAATTGAAACAGTCAGAGACGTCACATGTAAGTCACAACACTGTTCTTGTACCTTATTTAGCTAATTGGTCTTCACAACCACTATCTaccattatacagtcaccatatagtgatagTGTTGCTATACCTGAGTTAGGGGCCCACTTGGACGTGTTCCTAGAAGACAGCTGTGGTCTCTGCCCTGTGCAAATGACATTATGTCCATCTGTCACTTGTACAATAGCCAATCCAtttcattcaagtaaatggggttgagctacaataccaaggaCAACTCTTACAATAGGTGAGGTGATGTGCTTAGTAATCagagaagaggtcacagcactaaCCTGAACCACTTCAACCAGCTGGGTGCTTAAGGATACATCATGTATATTTAAgttccagaaaatccctttaatgccagACAAGGGCTCCACAGCTGCTAAGTCAGCAGAATATTGGTGATTTATGCACTATGGTAAGCAATCACTACACAGCTTTCACTTCTAAAGAGCCGAATAAAAATGAGAGCTATTCTATGATTGGTTGTTACTTGCAACAAGGACAGGTTTTCttttaggccggggtcccacgtaGAGTAAATGCTACAATTTGGCCATCATAGAAACACTGCGGCAAAAAACaatgttttacattaactgcagagTTGATGGGATCCTGGCttatcccttccacacattgcagaaaataatccgcagagcagatgctgcatttttgcaaattatagcatgtcagttatacctccGGAAATGCTGCATAAAGtatgtagaggaaaactctgcagcctttctctgaaaagagctgaagaaaaaaatgcaatgcatttccgtCACGGTTTTACACaacgttttttggctgtggcccgctacgtggggcattAGTCTTAGATGTTCCAGAAATATTCCCCCTATGTACCCCACATGCTCGGCCCTCCATACTCTGTAACTTTAGCGACTGTAACTAGACCGCATAAACACTTCCACTACAGTTGATTGTAGAATATCTGTATGGATTTTATACACAAGGGAATGACTGATATATCTGAATTCAGGTGTCACAACACTTTTCTCCATATAATGTATGTTTGTCTGTTATGACTTACTGGTACAACTACATTTCCTCAGATTATAAATCCGCTCCCGTAGCTAGAACTGGGGCACTGAACAACATAGGACCAGCTGTGCATTTTCTTGTGCAAAAAGGTGCCACGTGAGCTTTAGATGCCTCTTCTTATATTttaaaacagacagggaaacaaaaGACACCATTAGGTCATATAGACAACAACTAGAAGAGAAGAATAAGTGTACAGGTAGCTGTGGTAAGTGGTGGCTGGTAGGTTTGTGACATCACCATGTTGTATGCTAAGTTGCTTGGCAACTGGATACGTACTAATTCCTTTGAGCAGATCTATATTTCATTGACTTTCCCATCCTTACGCTGGTAATACTTATGTATTTTCTCCATTAGACTGTAATTATGAATTTAGACATGAGAACTCTCATAACACACCTGATATCTATTCCAAGACAACTCATCGAATCATACTGATTTATGATGTTGTGATCTTCAGAACTACTTCGGCACACCCATTCTACTCTCGCAGTATCACTCTGATGTAGACTACATGCATTcacatacaactttttttttttttttttaacagcgccCTGATCcattcattcatttttatggccccatgcacacaaccatgattTTCATGAGTACATGTGGTAGCCATGAGATTATTCCTGGCAATTTTGCTGCCTGGGCTTATTCATTCTAGTGTACAGGTCCAtggaaagcaactttttttctcaaGGACCTGTAGAGGACCCTTGTTTTTTTGCATGAAGCCTTATTTTGTGGTAAGCTTCAGAACCATCACTTCATGACCATCAGTACTGTGCAAGTTGACACAATGCAAATAACACAAAGACCATATTTCCTGGCTTGAACATATCCGTATAAAAGAAGCCTTATACCTATGTAGCtttgccagcagttttgagaggTCAAACCCACTGACAGACTCTTTACATAAAAGTATATTAGTACATATACCAAAATCATTTTAGCTTCAAAGGGTTTTTATTATAAATTATGAATAAGGAAAGCACAGACCACCTGATAtacccatggggggggggggaggggggttgtcaTGTAGAAATTGGTAACAGTGAAAAAGGTGCAAGAAAAACACAAATATTTTTGTTGAAAAGGGATAAGAAGGTGATGAAACAGGAGAGTAGAGTGACTGTAAAACCATGAAGGAACCCTGAGCTAGTATGGTACAATGTTGTCCTGTCATAGGGGATTAATCCAGAAGGAATACCCAGACCGTTCAAGAAAGTTATCCATGGCTGCCAGTTCTTATCAAAAGCCTCCATAGAGTCTTTAGAAATGTCAGAAATTGTCTCTTACATCATCATTACCAAAAGGTTTCTAATGTAAATATCATATTTTTATTACAGCTGACTAGAGCACATTGTGGTTACAGAAAAGAGAAGAAACCACTTGCTTGTGTGAGAAGAGAAGGCAGACACAATGTCAATTTCTGGACTCTGTCAAGTAACTAACAGCCTGTTCCTGAGCAATGCAGCAGCAGCAAGCCAGCCAGCCTTACTCACTAGCCACCGTATTACATGCATCATTAATGTCTCACTAGAATGCACAGCATGTATAGGCCCCGATGTGGAGTATCTACATTTCGCTGTAGCCGACCTTCCAGATACCCCTTTACATGAGTACTTTGAAACTGTATCAAATAAGATACAAGAAGTAGAAGCTTCTGGAGGACGGACATTAATTTATTGTGCAGCAGGTATCAGCAGATCTAGTACACTTTGTCTTGCTTATCTAATGAAGTGGCGTGGGCTAACCCTGTTGGCAGCACATGCTCATTTAACAACATGCAGGCCTATTATACGCCCCAACATTGGGTTCTGGAGACAACTCATCGGCTATGAACTGTATTTATTTGGGAAAAATACAGTCAAAATCATTGAATCTCCTATAGGACCTATTCCAAACATTTACGAAACTGAAACAAGGAACATGGTACCATTCTGAGGACAACCATAAGTCAATTAAAAGGAAAAATCGTATTAGACTTTGTCTGTTATATTTTTTGTTCATTCCATATTTTGTCTTTTtaatttgagcaaaaaaaattgtcaatcaTGATGAAATTCCACAACTGTagcataaatttatatatattttatacagtggggcaaaaaagtatttagtcagtcaagtGAATATACAAGGGTGTAGGGAAACTAACTAATACCAATACTTAAA carries:
- the DUSP18 gene encoding dual specificity protein phosphatase 18, which gives rise to MSISGLCQVTNSLFLSNAAAASQPALLTSHRITCIINVSLECTACIGPDVEYLHFAVADLPDTPLHEYFETVSNKIQEVEASGGRTLIYCAAGISRSSTLCLAYLMKWRGLTLLAAHAHLTTCRPIIRPNIGFWRQLIGYELYLFGKNTVKIIESPIGPIPNIYETETRNMVPF